A single Pedobacter sp. PACM 27299 DNA region contains:
- a CDS encoding NAD(P)H-dependent oxidoreductase: MSLIEALNWRYATKKMNGEKVSQDKVDQIVAAAHLAPTSSGLQPFKVIVVTNQELKEKIKAIAFGQEQITDSSHLLIFAAWDNYTEENIRHIFTQGNIERGLPEDANADYLNRLIGLYTAKTPEENFHHAAKQAYIGFGVALAEAALLKVDATPMEGFDPAQLDELLGLKERGLRSTTLLPLGYRSETGDWLVNLKKVRTPMSDFLIEFK; the protein is encoded by the coding sequence ATGAGCTTAATTGAAGCATTAAACTGGCGTTATGCCACTAAGAAAATGAATGGTGAAAAGGTTTCGCAAGACAAAGTTGATCAGATTGTTGCAGCTGCGCATCTTGCACCTACTTCTTCTGGTTTACAGCCATTCAAAGTAATTGTAGTGACTAACCAGGAATTAAAAGAAAAAATCAAAGCGATCGCTTTTGGTCAGGAACAGATTACAGATTCTTCACACCTGTTGATTTTTGCAGCATGGGATAACTATACAGAAGAGAACATCAGACACATATTTACTCAAGGCAATATAGAGCGTGGTTTACCAGAAGATGCCAATGCAGATTACCTGAACAGATTGATTGGTTTGTATACCGCAAAAACACCGGAGGAGAATTTCCACCATGCTGCAAAACAAGCTTACATTGGCTTTGGTGTAGCTTTGGCTGAAGCCGCTTTATTGAAAGTTGATGCAACTCCAATGGAAGGCTTTGATCCTGCTCAATTAGATGAATTGTTAGGATTAAAAGAAAGAGGATTGCGCAGCACAACTTTGTTACCTCTAGGATATAGATCAGAAACTGGCGACTGGTTAGTGAACCTAAAAAAGGTACGTACTCCAATGTCTGATTTCCTGATTGAATTCAAATAA
- a CDS encoding carboxypeptidase-like regulatory domain-containing protein codes for MKLINFVIAFLLLSTTLHFSANAQQDSVVLNNIISKTKKLSDEQPIEKVYLHFDKPYYSVADTIWFKAYLTMEQNIPSQLSKIVYVDVINERDSLVETLKLPTTNSVAAGNIPLTPGNYKQGNYFIRAYTVWMLNFSDQYFFKKTIPIGEAIEKQLITHFNYTSTQTDKSQSINAIIQFKNADKVVQANKVVNWRVISNYETVSKGKGTTDQNGILKIKIEPRKNEIITNGELITDLSLTEKEILTSSFPLRPVKSDNDLQFFPEGGELVNGLAVRMSFKSLNAKGLAAPLTGNITDNAGNNLASFSSNALGMGSFYLNSEAGKTYKANVTFKDGSTKSFDLPKANPAGIITQITNTDPVNFNLKILANDPYFEQNKGKTFFIIGTQGGIIYYAAKTRLATQVNSAKIPKEKFPAGIVQVTLIAENGEPLNERLAFNYPTQENLSLKTDLPTYKPRQKVKLSVIPKNATQPLEGTYSVSVTDETKVPVDEDSETTILSSLLLTSDLQGYVEKPNYYFTKPDEKKLADLDLLLLTQGFRRFAMKDLLTGKPASITLLPEQDMRITGTLRDRTGMPVRKGALRLTVPGTSISAEAITSPSGIFAFGNLVIPDSSEVLINAKYSTNGSNLMILLDGSPLPDVGKNISHIGSADNIDSTLSAYLNNSKKQYNFLRTLKEVKIEGAKVKRPSHADHPSLSGLSSINATVIDGDRLKDCNSLALCLQTMAMGLTYFENNFYVTRDYQSGSRVPVQIFINGMALDYMALLGVNPKEVESVEVFTKDDLGTINRMYNTNGVLVVNTKKVVKSTMSLADLKKILPKENMLKFNPKGFSKQREFYMPKYINPANTYNFNDLRTTIYWNPKVNFNGSTPLVLDYWNADGRGTYKAVIEGVDKFGNLSRFVYRYSVK; via the coding sequence ATGAAACTGATAAACTTCGTTATTGCCTTTCTTTTGCTATCCACCACTTTGCACTTTTCTGCAAATGCACAACAGGACAGTGTTGTTTTAAACAACATCATTAGCAAAACCAAAAAACTTTCCGACGAGCAGCCTATAGAGAAAGTGTACCTACATTTCGACAAGCCCTATTATAGTGTTGCGGATACAATCTGGTTTAAAGCTTATCTGACTATGGAACAAAATATTCCATCGCAGCTCAGTAAAATTGTCTACGTGGATGTGATCAATGAAAGAGATTCATTGGTAGAAACTTTAAAACTGCCAACCACAAACAGTGTGGCTGCTGGAAACATTCCATTAACCCCTGGAAATTATAAACAAGGCAACTATTTCATCAGGGCCTATACGGTATGGATGCTGAATTTTAGCGATCAGTATTTTTTCAAAAAAACCATTCCAATTGGTGAAGCGATAGAAAAACAACTGATCACCCACTTCAATTATACCAGCACCCAAACTGATAAAAGCCAAAGCATCAACGCGATTATTCAGTTTAAGAATGCGGATAAAGTAGTACAGGCTAATAAAGTAGTGAACTGGAGAGTCATTTCCAATTACGAGACGGTAAGTAAAGGAAAAGGGACGACAGATCAGAATGGGATTTTGAAAATTAAAATAGAACCCCGTAAAAATGAAATCATCACCAATGGGGAGCTGATCACGGATCTCAGCCTGACAGAAAAAGAAATCCTGACTTCCTCTTTCCCTTTAAGACCTGTTAAATCAGACAATGACCTCCAATTTTTCCCGGAAGGTGGAGAATTGGTCAATGGACTGGCCGTAAGAATGAGTTTCAAATCCCTGAATGCAAAGGGACTTGCTGCGCCATTAACCGGAAACATTACTGATAATGCAGGAAATAACCTGGCTTCATTTAGCTCTAATGCTTTAGGAATGGGCTCTTTCTACCTGAACTCAGAAGCGGGAAAAACCTACAAAGCGAATGTGACTTTTAAAGACGGCAGCACTAAATCTTTTGATCTCCCAAAGGCAAATCCAGCAGGAATCATTACCCAGATCACCAATACTGACCCGGTTAATTTTAACCTAAAGATCCTTGCGAATGATCCATATTTTGAGCAAAACAAAGGAAAAACCTTTTTTATTATAGGCACGCAAGGTGGAATTATCTATTATGCCGCAAAAACACGTCTGGCTACACAAGTGAACTCTGCAAAGATTCCTAAAGAAAAATTCCCAGCAGGAATCGTACAGGTGACTTTGATTGCTGAAAATGGAGAGCCCTTAAATGAGCGTCTGGCTTTCAATTATCCTACACAGGAAAACCTGAGCCTTAAAACAGATTTACCAACCTATAAACCAAGGCAAAAAGTAAAACTAAGTGTCATCCCTAAAAATGCAACGCAACCTTTAGAAGGCACTTACTCTGTATCCGTAACCGACGAAACGAAAGTTCCTGTAGATGAAGATTCAGAAACTACGATATTAAGCTCCCTTTTATTGACCTCAGATCTACAGGGCTATGTGGAAAAACCGAATTACTATTTCACTAAACCGGATGAGAAAAAGCTGGCAGATTTAGACCTGCTCCTGTTAACTCAGGGCTTCCGCAGATTTGCCATGAAAGACCTCCTAACAGGTAAACCTGCATCAATCACTTTATTACCAGAGCAAGATATGCGCATTACCGGTACACTGAGAGATCGTACAGGGATGCCAGTAAGAAAGGGTGCGCTGCGTTTAACTGTTCCTGGAACCAGTATTTCTGCAGAAGCGATCACCAGCCCTTCGGGTATTTTTGCTTTTGGAAACCTGGTTATTCCAGACTCGTCAGAAGTGCTGATCAATGCAAAATATAGCACCAATGGTTCTAATCTGATGATTTTACTGGATGGTTCTCCATTACCTGATGTTGGAAAAAACATCAGCCATATTGGATCGGCAGACAATATCGATAGTACCTTATCTGCTTACCTGAACAATAGCAAGAAACAATACAACTTCTTACGTACCTTAAAAGAGGTAAAAATTGAAGGTGCTAAAGTGAAAAGACCGAGTCATGCAGACCATCCAAGTCTTTCTGGGTTAAGTTCTATTAATGCAACAGTGATTGATGGAGACCGATTAAAGGACTGCAATTCTCTGGCCTTATGTTTACAGACAATGGCCATGGGTTTAACGTACTTTGAAAACAATTTCTACGTGACCCGTGATTATCAATCCGGCAGCAGGGTTCCAGTACAAATATTTATCAATGGAATGGCCCTGGATTATATGGCATTATTAGGGGTAAATCCGAAAGAAGTAGAATCCGTAGAGGTCTTCACTAAAGATGATCTGGGTACGATCAACAGGATGTACAACACAAATGGTGTACTTGTAGTAAACACAAAAAAAGTAGTGAAAAGCACGATGAGCCTTGCTGATTTAAAGAAAATCCTTCCTAAGGAAAATATGCTTAAATTTAATCCGAAAGGATTTAGCAAACAGCGCGAATTTTATATGCCTAAATATATCAATCCTGCAAATACCTATAACTTCAACGACCTGAGAACCACTATTTATTGGAACCCTAAAGTGAATTTTAATGGTTCTACCCCATTGGTATTAGACTACTGGAATGCCGATGGCAGAGGAACATATAAAGCAGTAATTGAAGGGGTAGACAAATTCGGTAATTTAAGCCGCTTTGTCTACCGCTACTCCGTAAAATAA